The sequence below is a genomic window from Cobetia sp. cqz5-12.
TGTATGTTGTTTGAGAAACATACACGAGGCCCCCTCCGACATGAAACGCACCGCCATCAAGCGCCGCCCTTTGGCCGATTCCGTGCTTGCCAATCTTGAGCCTGAGCAACGCATCTATCGCGAGAGCTATGGTGTGGACCGCCTGTATTTCGTGGTGTTACCTAGCGGCACCAAGCGATGGGAAATCAGGTACAAGCGTCCCTCAGATGGCAAGTGGGCGTGGGTTGGCGCTGGTAGCTATCCCAAGATTTCTGCCAAGCGTGCACGAGCCAAAGCGTTGGAGGTCGCCGCCATGGTGGACGAGGGGATTGACCCTATTCATGGTGAGCAGCAGCAACAAGGCATCTCATTCCGTGAGGCATCGAAAGCCTGGTTCGAGCACAAGAAGGTCCAGGGGAGAGCAGCCAAGACGCTCACGGGCATGCAGCTCTGGATGAAGAATGATGCTCTCCCAATGCTGGGTGACATGCCTCTGACGGATGTGGGGCGCAAGGAGTGTGCTCAGCTGCAAAAGCAAATTGAGGATCGCAAGGCGCACAACACAGCGGAAAAGAGTCGAGTATGGCTGAAGCAGATATTCGACTATTCCATTGCAAGTGGCTGGGCAGACAGCAACCCCGCGACCAATCTTGTGGCCATAGCGGCGCCGACGCCTGTAGCAGACCGCTACCCGCACCTTATGGAATCCGAGCTGCCGGACTTCCTGGCCAAGCTGAGTCTTAGCACGAGTTCGCTGCATGTGCGTACAGCTGCCCGGGTTGTGATGCTGACTGCATCACGACCCGGGATGGTTCGAATGGCAGAGTGGCAGGAGCTCGACCTCGAGGAGGCTATCTGGAGTGTCCCTGCTGAGAAAATGAAGACCAGGCGGCCTCATCGTGTGCCACTTTCCAAACAGGTGGTTCAGCTTTTGAAGGATCTCAAGCCCGTGACCGGACGGTCGAGGTGGGTATTCCCTGGGCAAGGGGAGGCTCCGACCATCAGCGATATGAGCATCAATGGATGCTTCAAGCGTATTGGCTATGGTCGGAAGATGACAGGTCACGGCGCTAGGCATACCGCCAAGACATTGCTGGCTGAGCATGGCTGGAGCCGAGACTGGACAGAAACTCAGTTGGCTCACAAGCGCCCAGGACTCGAGGGCGTGTATAACCAGGCTGAGTATCTGGAGGAGAGGAGGGAGATGATGCAGTGGTACGCCGACTATCTTGATGCCTTGGAAGCCGGCGATGGTAAGGTGCTGAAGAAGCTGTCACGCAAGACTGTCTAGCCACGAGTTGCCATTCGCTGGGTCATCCATTGATCGATCTCGCTTTCGACCCAGCGGATCTGGCAGGTACGGAGTTCTTCCCTACCGAGCTTGATGGGTTTCGGAAAGTCCGGATCTTCATTGCGCAGCTTGTAGAGCTTTGACCGTGACAAGCTGGTCTTTTCAATGAGCTCATTGGTAGTGATGAAGCGGAGCTCGTGTTCGCTGTGTAGTGCTTGAGCTGTATCTGACATTTTCAGTCTCCTTGATATCGACCTTGGCCATAGCCCATGGCCTCACGTTCTTGCTCTTCCTGTCGCGCCGCCTGGTACTGCTCCACGGCCTGACGCACGCCGGGCATCTTCATCAGCAGGGCATGTGCTTGTCGCCAGTGATCGCGGCGCCGACTGATCATCACGATCAGGTCTTCCAGTGGCAGCGCCTCACCATCGTCAGCGGCGTACCCGGTGCCGTGGCAGTGAGCACAGGGCGAACGATGGAAGACGCCTTGGAATGTGCCGCTGCCACCACACTGCGGGCACGGGCCATGTGCTGGCGGCTCCCACGTTGATTGCGATACCTGACGCATCTGGCCTCCCTGTGGACACAAAAAACCACCTCATGGGTGGCCGTGATAGTCGAGGTCGTCGACTCTCGATATGCCTTGATTTACAAGGAGTTATTGCTTGTCTTCATGCTCTGGAGGGGGAGGTCGTCGACTCTTGAGAAATTCTTCCAGGTATTGAATTCGCTTCTTCTCGGCTCGATTGACCTGCCTGCCGACATCCCAGATGACGAGCGACATAAGCCCCCAGATGGCCAGCGTGATGCCTATGGCGATGAGTGCGTCAGTAATGGTGATGTTCACTGGTTGTCGCCCTCCGCCTTCAGTCGCTCCCACTCGCGTTCCACAGCACCGCAGTCACATAGCAATCCCGGCCCTGACATGGGGTGCCACCCCGGAACAGAAGAGCAGTTGGCGTGGTGTTCTAGCTGGCATTCACGCTGGATTTTCCACGCGGTCGGAAAGTCGAGCATGTCAGTACGGGTATTCATGCCTCGCCCTCCGCCTGCTTGCGGTATGCCTCAGCGGCGTCGCGTAGGTGGTCAAGGATCTCGTGATGATCCTCGTAGGCGTTAGCCATATCCTCCAACGCCTCAGCCTTCATGCGGGCGTCGCGGCGGGAGAGGCTGGCGACAGGCTCCCGATCCATCACTGCCCTGGCGTCACGCGAGTAGTCCCAACACATGGTGCCGTTGTGCGCCAGCTGGTGCGTAACCTGCTGCAATGCTG
It includes:
- a CDS encoding tyrosine-type recombinase/integrase, which gives rise to MKRTAIKRRPLADSVLANLEPEQRIYRESYGVDRLYFVVLPSGTKRWEIRYKRPSDGKWAWVGAGSYPKISAKRARAKALEVAAMVDEGIDPIHGEQQQQGISFREASKAWFEHKKVQGRAAKTLTGMQLWMKNDALPMLGDMPLTDVGRKECAQLQKQIEDRKAHNTAEKSRVWLKQIFDYSIASGWADSNPATNLVAIAAPTPVADRYPHLMESELPDFLAKLSLSTSSLHVRTAARVVMLTASRPGMVRMAEWQELDLEEAIWSVPAEKMKTRRPHRVPLSKQVVQLLKDLKPVTGRSRWVFPGQGEAPTISDMSINGCFKRIGYGRKMTGHGARHTAKTLLAEHGWSRDWTETQLAHKRPGLEGVYNQAEYLEERREMMQWYADYLDALEAGDGKVLKKLSRKTV
- a CDS encoding helix-turn-helix transcriptional regulator, whose product is MSDTAQALHSEHELRFITTNELIEKTSLSRSKLYKLRNEDPDFPKPIKLGREELRTCQIRWVESEIDQWMTQRMATRG